The nucleotide sequence CCCTGGCGCAGCAGCCGGATCGGCGTGCCGCAGACCCGGCACGGTTCGCCGGCCCGGCCGTAGACCGTGGCCTCGAGCTGGAAGTAGCCGTTCTGGCCGTCGATGGAGAAGTCGCGCAGGGTGCTGCCGCCCTTCTCGACCGCGCGCGCCAGGATCTCCTTGACCGCGGCATGCAGCCGCGCAGCACGCGGCCGGCTGATGCGCGCGGCCGACAGCGTGGGGCGGATGCCGGCCTGGAACAGCGCCTCCGAGGCGTAGATGTTGCCCACGCCCACCACCACGTCGCCCGCGAGCAGCACCTGCTTGATCGCGGTGCGGCGCTTGCGCAGGCCGGCATGGAAGGCATCGAGGTCGAAGGCCTCGCCCAGCGGCTCCATGCCGAGCCCGCCGAGCAGCTTGATCGCCCAGGGCGCGGCCTCGTCGTCGACGTAGACCACGGCACCGAAGCGGCGCGGATCGTTGAGCCGCAGCGTGCCGCGGTCGGTGACGAGATCGAAGTGATCGTGCGCACCGGGCTCGGGCAGGGCGGCATCGAAGCGCAGGCTGCCCGACATGCCCAGGTGCAGCAGCAGCAGGCCCACGTCGAGATCGATCAGGAGGTATTTGCCGCGCCGGCGCACCTCGCGCACGCGGCGGCCCACCAGCAGTTCGGGCGCCACCATCAGCGCCCAGCGCAGCGGCTTGCCGATGCGCACGGCATCGATGCGCGCGCCGGCGATGCGGTCGGCGATTCCGCGCCGCGTGACTTCGACTTCGGGTAGCTCAGGCATGGGGCTCCAACAACTGCGTGACACGAAGCCCCACGCGGTGCTCGTTCAAATGCATGGATTATTATGGTTCGATGATTCCATCGCCCCGCCGACACCGCCTTGCGGCGGCCGCGTCACTCGTGCTCCTGGCCTGCGCCGCCCACGTCCACGCGCAGTCCTCCGACCCCGCCGCGCCGGACAGCCCGGCTCCCATCATCGAACGCAGCGCGCCGCCCAGGCCGGCGACTCCCGCGAGCCCGCAGCCCGCCAAGCCGCCCGCGCGCACGGCGCCCGCGAAGCCCGCTACGGCAGCAGCCGCGGCCGATCCCGCGCCGCAACCCTCGGCCCTGAGCGCCGACATGTTCTACGAGATCCTCATGGGCGAGCTCAGCGCGCGCTCGGGCGATCCCGGTTCGGGCTACCAGTACGTGCTCGACGCGGCACGCAGGCTGCGCGACGGCAGGCTGTTCCAGCGCGCGATCGAGATCGCGCTGCAATCGCGCTCGGGCGATGCCGCCCTCGCCGCGGCACGCGCTTGGCAGGACACGGTGCCCAACTCGCGCGACGCACGCCGCTTCGAGCTGCAGATCCTGATCCTGCTCAACCGCATCGGCGACACGACCGAGCTGCTGCGCGCCGAGATCGCGGCCAGCCCGCAGGTCGAGCGGCCGCTGCTGATGGCCGTGATCGCGCGCAACTACTCGCGCGCCACCGACAAGAAGCTCGCCGCCACGGTGGTCGAGCAGGCGCTGACCGACGAGCTCAAGAATCCCGCGACGGCGGGCCTGGCCTGGGCCACGGTGGGTCGGCTGCGCCTCAATGCCGGCGACAACGCGGGTGCGCTCGAGGCCGCGCGCAAGGGCCAGCAGGCCGATCCGGCCTCCGATGCGCCGCCAGCGCTCGCGCTCGAACTCATCGATCCGGGCCAGCCGCTGGCCGAACCGATCGTCACGCGCTACCTGGCAGGCAATCCGAAGGCCTCGCCCGAACTGCGCGTGGCCTATTCGCGCGTGCTGGTCGAGAACCGCCGCTACGCCGAGGCCTCGAGCCAGCTGCAGTCGCTGACCGTCGCGCGCCCCGAGCTCGCCGAACCCTGGCTGCTGCTCGGCAGCCTGCAGGCCCAGGCACGCCAGGACGCGGCGGCCGAAACCTCGCTCAAGCGCTACCTCGAGTTGGCCAGCAGCCAGCCGGCCCCCGCGCAGCCCGAAGCCGTCGACCGCAACCGCGGCATGACGCAGGCCTACCTGCTGCTGTCGCAACTGGCCGAGCGGCGCAAGGACCTCACCGGCGCCGAGCGCTGGCTCGCGCGCATCGACAGCACAGACGACCTGACGATCGCACAGACCCGCCGTGCCGGCCTGCTGGCCCGCCAGGGCAAGCTGCCGCAGGCACGCGAGCTCGTGCGCGGCCTGCCCGAGCGCACGCCCGAGGACAAGAAGCAGAAGTTCCTGGCCGAGGTGCAGCTGCTGCGCGACGCCAAGCAGTTCCAGGCCGCCTACGACATGCTGGCCCAGGCGTCGGCCGCCGCGCCCGACGACACCGACCTCGTCTACGACCAGGCCATGATGGCCGAGAAGCTCGACCGCCTCGACGAGATGGAGCGGCTGCTGCGCCGGCTGATGCAGCTCAAGCCCGAGAACCAGAACGCCTACAACGCCCTCGGCTACTCCTTCGCCGATCGCAAGATCCGGCTCGAGGAAGCCCGCACGCTGATCCAGAAGGCCGTGCAGCTCGCGCCCGAAGACCCGTTCATCGCCGACAGCCTGGGCTGGGTCGAGTTCAGGCTCGGCAACACGGCCGAAGCCATCCGCATCCTCGAGGCCGCCTACAAGACGCGCCCCGATCCGGAGATCGGCGCGCACTTCGGCGAAGTGCTGTGGAGCATCGGCCAGAAGGACCGCGCGGTCACGATCTGGAAGGAAGCGCTGCTGAGCGACGCCGACAACGAAACCCTGCAGGAAACGCTCAAGCGCCTGCGGGTCAAGCCTTGATGGTGGCGCTCGCGGTCCCCGCCGAGCGGTCCGACGGCCGCCGGCGTCTGCTGCTGGCATCGCTCGCCGCTTTCTCGGTGGCCGGTTGCGCGCAGCTCACGGGCGGCTCGAAGGCCTCCGTGCCGCGCGCAACGAATGCCTGGAGCGGCCGCATGTCGCTGCGCGTCGACAGCGAGCCGGTGCAGACCTTCTCGGCCCTGTTCGAACTTCGCGGCTCGCCCGAGACCGGCGAGCTCTCGCTCACCACGCCGATCGGCAGCACGCTGGCCCAGCTGCACTGGTCGCCCGGCGAGGCGCTGCTCAAGAACGGCAACGACACCCGGCGCTATGCCTCGCTCGACGCGCTGATCGAGGCCGCCACCGGCGCCGCGATTCCGGTCGCCGCGCTGTTCGGCTGGCTCGACGGGCGCAACGACCCCGTGCCCGGCTGGCGCCCAGACCTCGGCCAGCTCGCGAGTGGCCGGCTGCAGGCCGTGCGCGAGACTCCGACGCCACGGGCCGACCTGCGCATCGTGTTCGAGCGCATGCCGGCGTCATGAAGGCGATCTACGACCTTCCCGCGCCGGCCAAGCTCAATCTCTTCCTCCACGTCACCGGCCGGCGCGACGACGGCTACCACCTGCTGCAGTCGGTCTTCATGCTGATCGACTGGTGCGACACGCTCCACGTCGAGTTGCGCGGCGACGGCCAGCTGAGCCGCGAGGACCTGACCGTGCCGCTGCCGGCCGACGACCTCGTGCTGCGCGCCGCGCGCGCGCTGCAGACCCATGCGGCGCCGGGCCAGGGCGCGCACATCGGCGTCGCGAAGCACGTGCCCTCGCAGGCCGGCATGGGTGGCGGCTCGTCCGATGCCGCGACCTGCCTGCTGGCGCTCAACCGGCTCTGGAAGCTGCGGCTGCCCCTGTCGGAGCTCGCGCGCATCGGCCTGACGCTGGGCGCCGATGTGCCTTTCTTCCTCTCGGGCCACAACGCCTGGGTCGAAGGCATCGGCGAGAAAATCCGCCCGATCGAACTGCCGTCCGCACGCTTCGTGGTGGTCAAGCCACGCGAGGGACTGGATACCCGTTTAATTTTTTCTGCGGATGATCTGCAACGGGCCAGTCCTGTTGCTATAATCACGGGCTTTGCTGCAGTACGCGAACAGCACGACGATCAAAACCCCTTTCGCCTCGGCGAGGAAGTTTTCGATTTCGGCCACAACGACCTGCAGCCGGTTGCCCAGCGGCTCTGTCCCGCGATCACCGAAGCCATCGATTGGCTCGGCGCTCGAGGACTCGATGCCAGGATGACCGGCTCCGGAAGTTCGGTGTTCGCCCGAATGCAGCAGGAACCGCAGAACGCAGAACTGCTTTCGGGCCCCACGGGCTGGCAGGTTCGCCAATGCAACAATCTGGCTGCTCATCCACTCCGGGGTTGGGCAGACTGAGGAACTGATCGGAGCGCCCAGGCGTTTCGATGCGACATATATCGGTGGGTGGTGCAAACCATCAACCTGTGTAGGGGAGTCGCCAAGCTGGTTAAGGCACTGGATTTTGATTCCAGCATGCAAAGGTTCGAATCCTTTCTCCCCTGCCAAATCTTTCAGAAACTACGGCCCGCGGGCCGTAGTTTCTTTTTGAAGCCGCGGTCCCTGGACCCGCTGCAATAATCGGCGGCCCCAGGGTCGCCAAGACTCGTAACTCTTTGGCGGCTTTCCCAAGCCAAATCGCTCAGCCGGGACGCGCTCATGCAGGCTCACCATCCTGATTTCTTGGTTTTCACCGGCAATGCC is from Variovorax paradoxus and encodes:
- the mutM gene encoding bifunctional DNA-formamidopyrimidine glycosylase/DNA-(apurinic or apyrimidinic site) lyase; the encoded protein is MPELPEVEVTRRGIADRIAGARIDAVRIGKPLRWALMVAPELLVGRRVREVRRRGKYLLIDLDVGLLLLHLGMSGSLRFDAALPEPGAHDHFDLVTDRGTLRLNDPRRFGAVVYVDDEAAPWAIKLLGGLGMEPLGEAFDLDAFHAGLRKRRTAIKQVLLAGDVVVGVGNIYASEALFQAGIRPTLSAARISRPRAARLHAAVKEILARAVEKGGSTLRDFSIDGQNGYFQLEATVYGRAGEPCRVCGTPIRLLRQGQRSTYYCRVCQK
- a CDS encoding tetratricopeptide repeat protein; this translates as MIPSPRRHRLAAAASLVLLACAAHVHAQSSDPAAPDSPAPIIERSAPPRPATPASPQPAKPPARTAPAKPATAAAAADPAPQPSALSADMFYEILMGELSARSGDPGSGYQYVLDAARRLRDGRLFQRAIEIALQSRSGDAALAAARAWQDTVPNSRDARRFELQILILLNRIGDTTELLRAEIAASPQVERPLLMAVIARNYSRATDKKLAATVVEQALTDELKNPATAGLAWATVGRLRLNAGDNAGALEAARKGQQADPASDAPPALALELIDPGQPLAEPIVTRYLAGNPKASPELRVAYSRVLVENRRYAEASSQLQSLTVARPELAEPWLLLGSLQAQARQDAAAETSLKRYLELASSQPAPAQPEAVDRNRGMTQAYLLLSQLAERRKDLTGAERWLARIDSTDDLTIAQTRRAGLLARQGKLPQARELVRGLPERTPEDKKQKFLAEVQLLRDAKQFQAAYDMLAQASAAAPDDTDLVYDQAMMAEKLDRLDEMERLLRRLMQLKPENQNAYNALGYSFADRKIRLEEARTLIQKAVQLAPEDPFIADSLGWVEFRLGNTAEAIRILEAAYKTRPDPEIGAHFGEVLWSIGQKDRAVTIWKEALLSDADNETLQETLKRLRVKP
- the ispE gene encoding 4-(cytidine 5'-diphospho)-2-C-methyl-D-erythritol kinase, with amino-acid sequence MKAIYDLPAPAKLNLFLHVTGRRDDGYHLLQSVFMLIDWCDTLHVELRGDGQLSREDLTVPLPADDLVLRAARALQTHAAPGQGAHIGVAKHVPSQAGMGGGSSDAATCLLALNRLWKLRLPLSELARIGLTLGADVPFFLSGHNAWVEGIGEKIRPIELPSARFVVVKPREGLDTRLIFSADDLQRASPVAIITGFAAVREQHDDQNPFRLGEEVFDFGHNDLQPVAQRLCPAITEAIDWLGARGLDARMTGSGSSVFARMQQEPQNAELLSGPTGWQVRQCNNLAAHPLRGWAD